The genomic stretch CTCACGGTACAGACAGTGCTATTGCGCATAAATTAGCGCGCGTGGCACGTATCCACTTTTCTCGTCAAAAATTGGCGGCATCAGGTCCAAACCTACCGCAACGCCAAGTGCTATTTGCTCGCCTGTTAAAGTCACCTGCAATTGAACAAGCGATTGAAGACGAGGCAAAAAGCAAAGACATTTCGATTGAGAAAGCGCGCAAAGAAGCCCATGACATCATGGATGAAATCGCAGCCGACTTCTCATACGGTCTGGTGAAAAACGGCGATCGCATCCTGAGCTGGCTGTGGACCAAACTGTATCAAGGCCTACACATCAACAACGCTTCGACAGTGCGTCGCTTGGCGCAAGATGGCCATGAGATCGTGTACGTGCCGTGTCACCGTAGTCACATGGACTACCTATTGCTGTCTTACGTTCTGTACCATGAAGGTATGGTGCCACCGCACATTGCTGCGGGTATCAACCTGAACTTCTTCCCTGCGGGTCCGATTTTCCGTCGTGGTGGTGCGTTCTTTATTCGTCGTAGCTTTAAAGGCAACAAACTGTACTCCACGATTTTCCGCGAGTATCTAGCCGAGCTGTTTGCAAAAGGCTACTCGGTAGAGTACTTCAGCGAAGGTGGTCGCTCACGTACCGGTCGTTTACTGCAAGCGAAAACGGGTATGTTGGCCATGACGATTCAAGCGATGCTGCGTGGTCTAAACCGCCCCGTAACGCTGGTACCGGTTTACATCGGTTACGAGCACGTAATGGAAGTAGGCACTTACGCCAAAGAACTGCGCGGTAAACGTAAAGAGAAAGAAAACGCAGGTCTTGTTCTGCGTACTCTACGTAAACTGCGTAACTTTGGTTTGGGCTACGTGAACTTCGGTGAGCCAATTCAGCTCAACCAATACCTTAACGAGCACGCACCAGAGTGGACAAAAGACATCGATAGCATGGGCGGTAGCAAACCACAGTGGATGAACCCTGTGGTCAATGAGCTAGCAAACAAGATGATGACGCACATTAACGATGCGGCAGCGGCAAACGCCTTAACGCTTTGTGCAACAGCATTGTTGGCTTCTCGCCAACGTGCACTGTCTCGTGATTCTCTGATCAATCAGATTGAGTGCTACTTGAAGCTACTCAAGAACAACCCATACTCAAGCACTTCAACCATCCCAACAGAAAGTGCTGAAGAGTTGGTTGATCATGCTATCTCGTTAGATAAGTTTGTGATTGAAACAGACAGTATGGGCGACATCATTTCTCTGGATCGTAGTCAATCGATTCTGATGACTTACTATCGCAACAACATCATTCACTTGTTTGCGCTGCCATCGTTGATTGCCCAAATGATTATTCGTCAGCGCAATCTCACCGTGGAGAAAATCCAAGAGAACGTCGCGCAAATCTACCCATTCTTGAAGAAAGAGCTGTTCCTAAGCTACCAAGAGGAAGATTTAAACGACCTTGTGGTGAAAACGTTGAATGAGTTTGCCGAACAAAAAATGATCTGTCTTGATGGCAACAAATTGGAAATCAACCAATCAAACAACCAACCGCTGGTTCTACTTGGTCGCACGATTACTGAGACGCTGCAGCGTTACTCCATCGCCATGAACCTATTGGTTGCGTACCCTGAATTGGGTAAATCGGATCTGGAACAGAAGAGCCAAGACATCGCGCAACGTTTAGGTCGCCTGCACGGTATCAACGCGCCGGAGTTCTTCGACAAAGGTGTGTTTACCGCCATGTTCAATACGCTCAAACAGCAAGAGTACCTCGATAGCGACGGTAACTGCGATAAGAAGAAAACGCAGAAATTTGCCAAGCTACTGTTTACGCTGCTGTACCCAGAAGTGAAGTTGACCATCGAAGAAAGTATCCACCAACTTCAGGCATAACAAACACAAAAAAACAAAAGGCATCCAATTGGATGCCTTTTTTGATCTTCGGATTGATTACCAGAACGCGACTAATAAACCTATCGCTATCACCATGCCAACGTAGTTGTTGTTAAGGAAAGCTCTGAAACACAAATCACGCTCGCGGTGGCGGATCAAATGCTGCTGATAAACAAACAATGATGCGGCAATCAGAACCGTCCAGTAGTAACTTTGGCCTAATTGATAAAACTGCCCTAGCCCCACCAACATCGCCAACGTCACTAACTGTAACACTCCAATAATTAACTTGTCGTGGCGACCGAACAGAATCGCTGTCGATTTGATACCGATTTTTAAATCGTCATCGCGATCCACCATTGCATACTGAGTGTCGTAGGCAATCGTCCACAATGCATTAATCACAAACACAAACCAAACCATCACTGGTAGCTCACCGGTTTGTGCCGCCCATGCCATAGGAATCGCCCAGCTAAACGCTAATCCCAAAAACAGCTGCGGGATATGCGTGTAACGCTTCATAAAAGGGTAGATAAAGGCTAAGACAATGCCCGCAAAAGAGAGCTGAATCGTTAAGGGGTTCATAGTCAAAACAAGTAAGAATGAGCTCACGGCCAAAACCAAAAATAAGCCAATCGCCTCTTTCGCCGTGACCTTACCCGAAGGCAATGGGCGCTGTTTAGTACGCTTCACATGACCATCGACTTTACGGTCTGCAAAATCGTTAATGACGCAGCCTGCGCTACGCATTAAAAATACACCCAACACAAACACAATGAGCACATCCCAACTCGGTATGCCTTGGGCTGCAATGACCAGAGCCCAAACCGTTGGCCACAACAACAATAGTGAACCAATTGGGCGATCCATTCGCATCAACTGCCAATATGCTTTGGCTTTTTCTGCGGACATTTACACTCTCTCCTTGGCGTAAATAGGTGAATTCGATAAGAATAACTCAGCGACTAACATAGGTTTGTGATTCATCCACAACCTTGAGCGTCGTGCGAGAAAACGACCTTGAGGCAAGTGAACCCAACCCATTTGGAGCGAGTCGCGCTCGACATTATCGGCGCTAAAGACGGTGAGCCCTAGTGGGATATCACCTTGCTGCGCTAAGTCGTATTGCTGATCGACCAACGTAGTACGTGGGATCAAAGTACGACCAACAACCCAAGGGCAGTCGTCTCCACACAGGACGACCTCTCTTAGGAGGCAATCTTGCTCAGACAGTAACTGACTTTCATCCGATTTCAGTGTCTTCGCTGTGACGATATGATTTTGCAGCAGTTCTACCGTCAATTCCTGACAGTGCTGCTTTAAACGACGTGACAAAGACCCTTGTTCTTCCAGCCAATGCTTGGCAAATTCGTTTGGAAATTCAAATTCTTCGGGCTTTTGCCACTCTACTTCCAATAAAGAAGCAAGATAGAGTGATGTTGGCTGATTCATACTAGTATTCAATTGGAGGCTTTATGCGTACAATAAAGCAACAACTTACCGTCTTATTGAAACCGTAAGTTCCGTTATTTGTTATAGACGGTCTATTGTATCAAGACTGAAGCGATTCGAATATCGCGATCCAGAGAAAGAAAAGTTAGAAATATGTACAAACGTTATGTAGCCCAAATTATTTTTGCGTTAACAATCCTGATCTCCGCACCAAGTTGGGCTGAAACGGAAGAGACTGGACCAAAATTAGCGTACTTCACCCTAGAGCCAGATTTAACCACTAACTTTTACACCAAAGGTAAAAAATTAGGCTATGTACAAGTGCGTATCGACATCATGGTGATGAGCCAACAAGACCTAGCGATTGTTGAGCACCATCAACCCTTGATTCGCGATGCGGTCATCGAACTCCTAGGCAAACAAACCGAAGATACGATCAAGTCGCTTTCTGGCCGAGAAGACCTACGCAAAACGTTGGTAAAAGAGCTAAACGAAACCTTACTGCCAGAGACCGGGAAAACCGTCATTGCTGATTTGCTGTTTACCAAATACCTCTATCAGTAAGTAACGCTGCTTTAGATACAAAAAGACCGCTTTCGAGC from Vibrio parahaemolyticus encodes the following:
- the ubiA gene encoding 4-hydroxybenzoate octaprenyltransferase, which codes for MSAEKAKAYWQLMRMDRPIGSLLLLWPTVWALVIAAQGIPSWDVLIVFVLGVFLMRSAGCVINDFADRKVDGHVKRTKQRPLPSGKVTAKEAIGLFLVLAVSSFLLVLTMNPLTIQLSFAGIVLAFIYPFMKRYTHIPQLFLGLAFSWAIPMAWAAQTGELPVMVWFVFVINALWTIAYDTQYAMVDRDDDLKIGIKSTAILFGRHDKLIIGVLQLVTLAMLVGLGQFYQLGQSYYWTVLIAASLFVYQQHLIRHRERDLCFRAFLNNNYVGMVIAIGLLVAFW
- a CDS encoding flagellar basal body-associated protein FliL; translated protein: MYKRYVAQIIFALTILISAPSWAETEETGPKLAYFTLEPDLTTNFYTKGKKLGYVQVRIDIMVMSQQDLAIVEHHQPLIRDAVIELLGKQTEDTIKSLSGREDLRKTLVKELNETLLPETGKTVIADLLFTKYLYQ
- the plsB gene encoding glycerol-3-phosphate 1-O-acyltransferase PlsB; translation: MSSGQSFSRSLLKLPLSVMVKGTTIPSNPIDDLNIDLTKPIVYALPFRSNVDLLTLQKQAMSLGLPDPLSPLEINGKTLNRFVFIASRPTVMGNDNDIPTDSVSLFTELLELHKLDSELDVQMIPATVLWGRKPGKEESHRPYLQPMNGPQKAKAVMAAGRDCLVRFSPVVSLRYMADSHGTDSAIAHKLARVARIHFSRQKLAASGPNLPQRQVLFARLLKSPAIEQAIEDEAKSKDISIEKARKEAHDIMDEIAADFSYGLVKNGDRILSWLWTKLYQGLHINNASTVRRLAQDGHEIVYVPCHRSHMDYLLLSYVLYHEGMVPPHIAAGINLNFFPAGPIFRRGGAFFIRRSFKGNKLYSTIFREYLAELFAKGYSVEYFSEGGRSRTGRLLQAKTGMLAMTIQAMLRGLNRPVTLVPVYIGYEHVMEVGTYAKELRGKRKEKENAGLVLRTLRKLRNFGLGYVNFGEPIQLNQYLNEHAPEWTKDIDSMGGSKPQWMNPVVNELANKMMTHINDAAAANALTLCATALLASRQRALSRDSLINQIECYLKLLKNNPYSSTSTIPTESAEELVDHAISLDKFVIETDSMGDIISLDRSQSILMTYYRNNIIHLFALPSLIAQMIIRQRNLTVEKIQENVAQIYPFLKKELFLSYQEEDLNDLVVKTLNEFAEQKMICLDGNKLEINQSNNQPLVLLGRTITETLQRYSIAMNLLVAYPELGKSDLEQKSQDIAQRLGRLHGINAPEFFDKGVFTAMFNTLKQQEYLDSDGNCDKKKTQKFAKLLFTLLYPEVKLTIEESIHQLQA
- a CDS encoding chorismate lyase yields the protein MNQPTSLYLASLLEVEWQKPEEFEFPNEFAKHWLEEQGSLSRRLKQHCQELTVELLQNHIVTAKTLKSDESQLLSEQDCLLREVVLCGDDCPWVVGRTLIPRTTLVDQQYDLAQQGDIPLGLTVFSADNVERDSLQMGWVHLPQGRFLARRSRLWMNHKPMLVAELFLSNSPIYAKERV